From the genome of Uranotaenia lowii strain MFRU-FL chromosome 1, ASM2978415v1, whole genome shotgun sequence, one region includes:
- the LOC129738359 gene encoding uncharacterized protein LOC129738359, protein MRQNFAALTGSAASLLGPRMPAVPTCLVCTKSSGGGVLIAIRSGLSVTPIDDESWNDQELVWIRIDLGTRKLFVGVLYLPPDRAKSAVFAKSFSRGLSRLCSLTVPEDDILIIGDFNLPGLKWCFSQCGFLFADPARSSFTTPSSLILDSLSTATLRQINSVENENGRLLDLCFVNDRSQLATIELAPAPLVKLVPHHPALLLSLEISEVVTPIKKPVSFFLDFKNAGFVAISQTLDAIDWNSELESSDPNAAAMKFSHIINYIIDRHVPKRSAASDLRAPWVTKELRQMKALKNKALRYYLRHKSLHAKNQYRKLNAAYKKVSTRCYQGYLIWIQRGFKTRPKSFWQYIKDQRKESGLPSYMFLEDKSATSDLDICNLFADKFRSTFDSGSISTEQLTMAASNVPRQSTSFHHIVIDDDTILKATAKLKSSVSAGPDGIPATFLKRYISHMLTPIKRIFQSSLTESTFPSIWKEAYMFPVYKKGDRRNVNNYRDSFAMGSQTDVIYTDLTAAFDKVNHKIAIAKLDRIGICGSLLEWFHSYLNRLPCTARSTPTQRAIPWLEES, encoded by the exons ATGCGGCAAAACTTCGCCGCGCTCACTGGTTCGGCGGCGTCGCTGCTCGGTCCAAGGATGCCAGCGGTGCCAAcatgcttagtttg CACTAAATCCTCCGGCGGGGGTGTTCTGATTGCCATCCGATCCGGTCTTTCAGTCACTCCAATCGACGACGAATCATGGAACGACCAGGAATTAGTGTGGATTCGTATCGATCTGGGCACTCGAAAGCTCTTCGTTGGGGTTTTATACCTACCCCCTGATCGAGCCAAAAGCGCGGTCTTCGCAAAGTCGTTTTCCCGCGGCCTTTCCCGGTTGTGTTCCCTTACTGTTCCCGAAGACGACATTCTTATTATTGGCGACTTCAACTTGCCCGGACTTAAATGGTGTTTCTCCCAGTGCGGTTTTTTGTTTGCTGATCCAGCGAGATCTTCATTTACTACGCCCTCTAGTTTGATCCTCGACTCACTCAGCACAGCAACTCTCCGACAAATTAACAGCGTCGAGAATGAGAATGGTCGCTTGCTCGATCTCTGTTTTGTTAACGACAGATCCCAATTGGCTACGATTGAACTGGCTCCTGCGCCTCTGGTTAAGCTTGTTCCTCACCACCCGGCACTGCTGCTTTCGCTTGAAATCTCTGAAGTTGTGACTCCTATCAAGAAGCCGGTATccttttttctcgatttcaagAACGCCGGTTTTGTCGCTATTTCACAAACGCTTGACGCCATCGACTGGAATTCTGAGCTCGAATCTTCCGATCCAAACGCTGCTGCTATGAAGTTCTCCCATATCATCAACTACATCATCGATCGTCACGTACCAAAACGCTCAGCAGCCTCTGACCTACGTGctccctgggtcacgaaagagtTGCGACAAATGAAAGCACTCAAGAACAAAGCCCTCCGCTACTACTTGAGGCACAAGTCTCTCCACGCCAAAAACCAGTATCGCAAACTTAACGCTGCTTATAAAAAAGTAAGCACGCGTTGTTACCAGGGCTATCTTATCTGGATTCAGCGTGGTTTTAAAACTAGACCCAAATCGTTTTGGCAGTACATTAAGGACCAACGGAAAGAATCGGGCTTACCGTCCTACATGTTTTTGGAAGACAAGTCGGCGACTTCAGACCTTGATATTTGTAACCTCTTCGCTGACAAATTCCGTAGTACTTTTGATTCTGGTTCAATATCCACGGAGCAGTTGACTATGGCGGCTAGTAACGTCCCACGTCAGAGCACTTCCTTTCATCACATCGTAATCGATGACGATACCATCCTGAAGGCGACTGCTAAGCTGAAATCCAGTGTttctgcaggtccggatggcattCCAGCGACTTTTCTAAAACGCTATATATCACATATGCTGACTCCTATAAAACGAATCTTCCAATCATCGCTCACGGAATCCACGTTCCCTTCCATTTGGAAAgaggcttacatgtttccggtctacaaaaaaggtgacaggaGGAACGTTAACAATTATCGCG acagttttgccatGGGATCTCAAACCGACGTAATCTACACCGACCTGACCGCAGCTTTCGACAAGGTAAACCACAAAATAGCCATAGCCAAACTAGATCGTATCGGTATCTGCGGCTCTTTACTGGAATGGTTCCATAGCTACCTG AATCGACTGCCCTGCACTGCTAGAAGCACTCCAACTCAGCGTGCGATCCCGTGGCTTGAGGAATCGTAA
- the LOC129738360 gene encoding uncharacterized protein LOC129738360 produces MDGSQRPTKRQVSGCVMSFFDPHGHLAPFTIHGKLIIQDLWRENCGWDEVISDQIAAKWERWIKALPEVEALKIPRCYFSFVSPQDRESIQLHIFSDASENAYGSAAYFRININGQVHCAIVAAKAKVARLQHLSIPRLELLAAVLGARLAQWILANHNLCNLRIFFWTDSLTVLSWIVSDHRNYKQFVAFRIGEIHSLTNINDWRWVPTKLNIADILTKWGNGPQLSSNEQWVNGPNFLYLPEEQWPQREKPTPNVAEELKAIHNFHDIILPEPLIDCTRFSRWLVMVRTIGCLFRFASNCRRKKEGQPIQVVPCPETSKLRKLVMKPLECTVVPLTQEEHRRAEGVLGAMAQSKGFGDELKILTKNRDVPPEKWIAIERDSPLHKKSLLLDENRIIRLEGRSAYTDLLPFEMRFPIVLPREHDVTSMLLQFYHKQFGHANCETLVNEVRQQFYVPHLRAAVKQIEKNCGWCKIKKCLPRQPKMGPLPDQRLTPGLRPFSFVGIDYFGPILVTVGRRLEKRWVALMTCLTTRAVHMEVVHSLSSQSCIMAIERFTGIRGTPLEFFSDNGTNFQAVSKEYGKLGLQIDTACADRFTRARTRWNFNPPSAPHMGGIWERLVRSTKEAMKALDDGRRLTDEVLLTVLAKAAEMINCRPLTYIPQESSEVEALTPNHFIRGFPSGEHHQVEETANPAEALRDQYKRALQLADILWQPNR; encoded by the exons ATGGACGGCAGTCAACGACCTACCAAGCGACAAGTAAGCGGCTGCGTCATGAGTTTTTTTGACCCTCACGGTCACCTTGCCCCTTTCACTATCCACGGGAAGCTGATAATCCAAGACTTGTGGCGCGAAAATTGCGGCTGGGACGAAGTCATCAGCGATCAAATAGCAGCCAAATGGGAACGGTGGATCAAAGCACTGCCAGAAGTAGAGGCGCTCAAGATTCCACGGTGCTACTTCTCTTTTGTGTCTCCCCAAGATCGCGAATCAATTCAACTACACATCTTCTCAGATGCGAGCGAGAACGCTTATGGGAGCGCAGCATACTTCCGGATCAACATCAACGGTCAAGTACATTGTGCTATTGTTGCCGCGAAAGCGAAGGTGGCCAGGCTGCAGCATTTATCGATTCCTCGACTGGAACTCTTGGCGGCCGTCCTCGGTGCGCGACTGGCGCAATGGATTCTCGCAAACCATAACCTGTGCAACTTGAGAATTTTCTTCTGGACGGACTCGTTGACAGTCCTCTCGTGGATAGTATCAGACCATCGAAATTACAAACAGTTTGTTGCTTTCCGAATCGGCGAGATCCACTCCCTGACGAACATCAATGATTGGCGGTGGGTACCCACCAAATTGAACATCGCCGACATCCTAACAAAATGGGGGAATGGCCCCCAACTATCGTCGAATGAGCAATGGGTGAACGGTCCGAATTTTCTGTACCTTCCGGAAGAACAATGGCCCCAAAGAGAGAAACCGACCCCGAATGTTGCCGAAGAGCTTAAAGCAATCCACAACTTCCACGATATTATTCTACCTGAGCCGCTTATCGACTGCACACGTTTCTCACGCTGGCTGGTGATGGTCCGAACGATAGGATGCCTGTTCCGGTTTGCATCCAATTGCCGTCGAAAGAAGGAAGGTCAGCCGATCCAAGTTGTACCCTGTCCCGAAACCTCAAAGCTCCGAAAACTAGTTATGAAACCCTTGGAATGTACAGTAGTTCCGCTAACACAAGAGGAGCATCGTCGTGCTGAAGGAGTTCTGGGGGCGATGGCTCAGAGTAAAGGATTTGGTGACGAGCTGAAAATACTGACGAAGAATCGTGACGTGCCGCCGGAGAAATGGATTGCCATCGAACGTGATAGTCCCCTTCACAAGAAATCTCTTCTTTTGGACGAGAATAGAATCATCCGTCTGGAGGGTAGGAGTGCTTACACCGATCTGTTACCATTCGAGATGCGGTTCCCGATAGTTCTTCCCCGGGAGCATGATGTCACATCGATGCTATTGCAGTTCTACCACAAACAATTCGGCCATGCTAACTGTGAAACACTCGTCAACGAAGTTCGGCAACAGTTCTATGTTCCACACTTGAGAGCAGCTGTGAAGCAGATAGAGAAGAACTGCGGATGGTGCAAAATCAAGAAGTGTCTGCCGAGACAGCCGAAGATGGGTCCCCTACCTGATCAACGACTCACTCCTGGGCTGCGTCCGTTTAGTTTCGTCGGCATAGACTATTTCGGGCCAATTCTCGTCACTGTTGGTAGGCGATTAGAAAAACGATGGGTGGCGCTGATGACGTGTTTAACTACCAGAGCCGTGCACATGGAGGTGGTCCATAGTCTGAGCAGCCAATCTTGCATCATGGCCATCGAAAGGTTCACCGGCATCCGAGGCACCCCTTTGGAGTTCTTCTCGGACAATGGGACCAATTTCCAGGCTGTGAGCAAGGAGTACGGAAAGCTGGGACTACAAATCGATACCGCTTGTGCTGATAGGTTTACTCGAGCTCGCACACGCTGGAACTTCAATCCTCCCTCAGCCCCTCATATGGGAGGGATCTGGGAGAGGCTCGTGAGATCAACCAAGGAGGCGATGAAGGCTCTGGACGACGGCCGACGACTAACCGACGAAGTGCTGCTGACCGTGTTGGCCAAAGCTGCGGAAATGATCAACTGTAGACCACTAACGTACATTCCCCAAGAGTCATCGGAGGTGGAGGCTTTAACGCCAAATCACTTCATCCGAGGTTTTCCGTCCGGGGAACATCATCAGGTGGAGGAAACGGCCAATCCTGCTGAAGCTTTGCGGGACCAGTATAAACGAGCACTTCAGCTAGCGGACATCCTGTGGCAAC CCAACCGGTAG